The following proteins come from a genomic window of Amphiura filiformis chromosome 16, Afil_fr2py, whole genome shotgun sequence:
- the LOC140135753 gene encoding excitatory amino acid transporter-like yields the protein MTEAMPLNGQVAERDPEKAENKQRKISGGCREGCSSWFRANMLLVFTVFGITVGMALGFGLHPYDLSEETILAIGFPGDIFMRCLKLLILPLIITSLVTGSASLDAKSSGKLGARTVAYYLTTTTIAAIIGLVCVLSIQPGNSATKQLSDEVVPELQVSTIDAIFDLFRNMFPENLVQACFQQAATNYKDQDITKRVLANTTETELNTTYSPFDAENISGTPAFVTVSLGTKEVRQILYIDRMNVLGLIVFCIVFGILLGAMGPKGKVMVDFFTIIGDITMKMVMGVMWYSPIGILSLVCAKVLAVEDPVEFFSMLAMLIVTLLTALALHTTALTSIYFILTRKNPLIFLKGVVQALMTAFATQSSSATLPVTFRCLEENLGVDKRVTRFVLPVGAIINMDGTATYEAIGAIFIAQLNRMPLNIAQVIVISLTAILASIGAATVPSAGLVTMLMVLTAAGLPTEDVALLFTIDWFMDRCRTTVNVLGDSYGAAIVHHLLRDDLKAIDRNREAENEYANGKEYDDSVQSPGGNTVTSFTFEENNDDNAIINAYTT from the exons ATGACTGAAGCAATGCCGCTGAATGGACAAGTTGCCGAACGGGACCCTGAGAAGGCCGAAAACAAGCAACGAAAGATATCAGGAGGATGCAGAGAGGGATGTTCGTCCTGGTTTCGTGCTAATATGCTTCTCGTGTTTACTGTTTTTGGTATCACCGTCGGGATGGCACTAGGTTTTGGTCTTCATCCATACGACCTCTCAGAGGAAACCATCCTAGCCATAGGTTTCCCTGGAGATATCTTCATGAGATGTTTAAAATTACTGATTCTTCCTCTTATTATTACCAGCTTGGTAACAg GTTCAGCTAGTCTCGACGCCAAATCTAGTGGAAAGCTCGGTGCAAGAACAGTGGCGTACTACCTCACCACAACCACTATAGCAGCCATCATCGGTTTGGTATGCGTGTTAAGCATTCAACCTGGTAATTCGGCTACGAAGCAGTTAAGCGATGAAGTCGTGCCAGAGTTGCAGGTGTCTACCATCGATGCCATCTTCGATCTCTTCAG GAACATGTTTCCAGAGAACCTTGTTCAAGCGTGCTTTCAACAA GCTGCAACCAATTATAAAGACCAAGATATTACAAAGCGAGTGCTAGCAAACACCACTGAAACTGAACTCAACACAACCTACAGTCCATTTGACGCCGAGAATATTTCAGGAACTCCGGCGTTTGTGACCGTGTCTCTTGGCACTAAAGAAGTGCGTCAAATACTATATATTGACAGGATGAATGTCTTGG GTTTAATTGTATTTTGCATCGTATTTGGCATTCTTCTGGGTGCAATGGGACCAAAAGGCAAAGTTATGGTTGATTTCTTCACAATTATTGGTGACATTACCATGAAGATGGTTATGGGTGTCATGTG GTACTCGCCGATTGGCATCTTATCTCTGGTCTGTGCCAAGGTTTTAGCGGTAGAAGATCCTGTTGAGTTCTTTTCTATGCTGGCAATGTTGATCGTCACATTACTGACAGCTTTAGCGCTACATACGACGGCATTGACGTCTATCTACTTTATTTTAACTCGGAAGAATCCCTTGATTTTTTTGAAGGGTGTCGTGCAAGCCTTGATGACAGCCTTCGCTACACAATCaag TTCGGCAACCCTTCCAGTTACTTTTCGGTGTTTGGAAGAAAACTTGGGCGTGGACAAACGCGTCACTCGATTTGTTCTACCAGTTGGAGCAATAATCAACATGGATGGTACAGCTACCTACGAAGCTATTGGAGCAATATTTATTGCTCAACTCAATCGAATGCCACTCAACATAGCACAGGTTATTGTTATAAG CCTTACTGCAATATTGGCCAGTATTGGCGCGGCAACTGTCCCTAGTGCAGGACTTGTTACAATGCTTATGGTGTTGACTGCAGCAGGCCTTCCAACAGAAGATGTAGCGCTTCTCTTTACTATAGACTGGTTTAT GGATCGTTGTCGAACGACAGTGAATGTGTTGGGTGATTCTTACGGTGCGGCTATAGTTCATCATCTGCTACGAGATGACCTGAAAGCCATCGACCGGAATCGTGAAGCAGAAAACGAGTATGCTAATGGCAAGGAATATGACGATAGCGTCCAATCTCCAGGAGGCAACACAGTGACGTCATTTACATTTGAAGAAAACAATGACGATAATGCAATTATCAATGCATACACTACTTAA
- the LOC140135754 gene encoding uncharacterized protein: MAASMTRQSCDLTKCSKCHQLLKSPRSLPCLHSYCTTCLEKHAKDSSPNSKVKCVECGEEFDIPPGGLKEWQPLAIVHRLTEQKAMQMQLMSEETIQCTACVWFGKEEEQDRKPVSPTAMARCTDCDDYLCKRCFAIHKSQRSMKDHLVFTLNELREGKVPDASAIEQKMCVKHKGEALLFYCETCDVPICRQCVVITHRHPEHKQAELEQVATEKNEQLQQMQERCGKNEEEVNKALQEIRKIRCDFELAVSEARIQIKGTVQKLKSSFLKRLDEAQKDTEEELNTVEKEGLETIKTANNQLTSIISRISTAKAVTKLLKENGSEFEVASDYGSLKAVLDDVVAAEPSSIIHAGKSLTDVKFEDNKDQNSDKIVIGQVLSGSTRSKRENKTPVLKMEFGNVGIESSTAALDVAVTPTGAIAATDHSTGKVKIFNADGSFKSAFNVNVGVDAGRSSSPWCIQVGPDNLFYVTDTASPYVKIFDFQGTYKRYFHTVSPDKVAYNTHGSSSVYGLAFNSDHHVLAGNTAHNFISCHSLDGVHQRSIKLTIQPYFLAVTSKGSILVSSGSSGDVQIIDEAGKILSKLQTPIGVSSWTPSGLVISKCFNADDDEDEVFVADNANGRAVYRYSASGKYMDCVTKGFSHYIYGIALSADEKQLFVACFNNKSVKCFEI; encoded by the exons ATGGCTGCCTCAATGACTAGGCAATCTTGTGACCTGACTAAGTGTAGTAAATGCCATCAACTTCTAAAGTCTCCTAGAAGTCTTCCATGCTTGCACAGCTACTGCACAACGTGCCTTGAAAAACATGCCAAAGATTCATCACCCAACAGTAAGGTGAAATGCGTTGAATGTGGAGAAGAATTCGACATCCCACCAGGTGGCTTGAAAGAATGGCAACCACTGGCGATTGTTCATCGGTTAACAGAGCAGAAAGCGATGCAGATGCAACTGATGTCAGAAGAAACCATTCAATGTACTGCTTGTGTTTGGTTTGGAAAGGAAG AGGAACAAGATCGCAAACCTGTCTCGCCTACCGCCATGGCTCGATGTACGGATTGCGATGACTACTTGTGTAAACGATGCTTTGCCATACACAAATCTCAACGATCTATGAAAGACCATCTTGTTTTTACACTCAATGAACTTCGTGAAGGTAAGGTCCCGGATGCCAGTGCCATTGAGCAGAAGATGTGCGTGAAACACAAAGGTGAAGCTCTGTTATTCTATTGTGAAACCTGCGATGTTCCCATCTGTCGCCAGTGCGTCGTTATAACACATCGTCATCCAGAACATAAGCAAGCTGAGTTGGAGCAGGTCGCTACGGAGAAGAACGAACAGCTTCAACAGATGCAAGAAAGATGCGGAAAGAATGAGGAAGAAGTCAATAAGGCTTTGCAGGAAATCCGTAAGATCAGATGCGATTTTGAGCTAGCTGTTTCAGAAGCTAGGATCCAAATCAAAGGCACTGTCCAGAAATTGAAGTCTTCTTTTTTGAAGCGTCTCGATGAGGCGCAGAAGGATACAGAAGAAGAGTTAAACACCGTGGAGAAGGAAGGTCTAGAAACCATCAAGACCGCCAATAACCAGCTGACTTCCATCATATCGCGGATTTCAACAGCAAAGGCAGTTACCAAATTACTGAAAGAAAATGGATCTGAGTTTGAAGTCGCTTCTGATTATGGGAGCCTGAAAGCTGTGTTAGACGATGTCGTTGCGGCAGAGCCTTCCTCGATTATTCACGCTGGGAAAAGTTTGACTGATGTCAAATTCGAGGACAACAAAGATCAGAATTCAGACAAGATAGTCATTGGTCAGGTTTTGTCTGGTAGTACACGTAGTAAACGTGAGAATAAGACGCCTGTCTTGAAGATGGAATTCGGAAATGTTGGAATAGAGAGCTCAACCGCTGCACTAGATGTTGCCGTGACACCAACAGGAGCTATCGCAGCAACAGATCACAGCACAGGGAAAGTCAAGATTTTTAATGCCGACGGTTCATTCAAATCTGCATTCAACGTCAATGTAGGTGTCGACGCTGGGAGATCATCCAGCCCATGGTGCATTCAGGTTGGCCCTGACAATTTGTTCTATGTCACCGATACTGCATCACCTTATGTGAAGATATTTGATTTCCAAGGGACTTATAAACGATACTTCCATACGGTATCACCAGACAAGGTTGCTTACAACACGCATGGATCAAGCAGTGTGTATGGCTTAGCATTCAACTCTGACCATCATGTTCTTGCAGGGAATACAGCACACAACTTCATAAGTTGCCATTCACTGGACGGAGTGCATCAGAGGAGTATCAAGTTGACGATTCAGCCATATTTTCTGGCAGTCACATCAAAAGGCAGCATCCTTGTCAGTTCTGGCTCATCCGGTGATGTTCAAATCATAGACGAAGCAGGAAAGATTCTATCAAAACTTCAGACACCCATTGGCGTTTCATCCTGGACTCCCTCAGGTCTCGTAATAAGCAAATGCTTTAACGCTGACGACGACGAAGATGAAGTGTTTGTAGCTGATAACGCCAACGGACGCGCTGTCTATCGCTACTCCGCTTCTGGGAAATACATGGATTGCGTGACGAAAGGTTTTTCACACTATATATACGGCATAGCGCTATCTGCTGACGAGAAGCAACTGTTTGTGGCATGTTTCAACAACAAGTCAGTAAAGTGTTTTGAAATTTAA